The Nitrospiraceae bacterium genome has a window encoding:
- a CDS encoding class I SAM-dependent methyltransferase, whose protein sequence is MMKHSTSAVLVDVTRENAEFWNTLAGTQLAESLGLRDFSSEALARFDREYFDYYPYLLEYVDLPGMRNKKVVEIGLGYGSLGQKIAEAGAEYLGMDVAQQPVTLLNQRLRINGLQGRAMQASMLECPLPSEAYDRVVSIGCFHHTGDTQRCIDETYRILKPGGTAVIMVYNLYSYRQWHKWPGRTLAAWWRSLLGRDGILRGNEAQRYAYDRADATGQAAPETAFLSSGQLRKMFGRFSAVTVRKENCNSFCHSLTLEWPKGADAEAAGRAAIRVDLLLKRRNLLKSLGRRLGLDLYVTATK, encoded by the coding sequence ATGATGAAACACTCAACATCGGCGGTACTGGTTGACGTGACCAGGGAGAATGCGGAGTTCTGGAACACGCTGGCGGGCACGCAGCTCGCCGAGTCGTTGGGCCTGCGGGACTTTTCTTCAGAAGCGCTGGCCCGATTCGACCGCGAGTACTTCGACTATTACCCCTATTTGCTGGAGTACGTCGATCTTCCCGGGATGCGGAACAAGAAGGTGGTAGAAATCGGTCTCGGCTACGGAAGTCTTGGGCAGAAAATTGCGGAAGCGGGAGCGGAGTACCTCGGGATGGATGTGGCCCAGCAGCCCGTCACGCTGTTGAACCAACGGTTGCGAATCAACGGGCTTCAGGGAAGGGCCATGCAGGCCAGCATGTTGGAATGTCCGCTGCCATCGGAAGCATATGACCGGGTGGTCTCGATCGGATGTTTTCACCACACCGGCGACACCCAGCGCTGTATCGACGAAACCTATCGCATTCTCAAGCCTGGCGGGACTGCGGTGATCATGGTCTACAACCTGTATTCCTATCGCCAGTGGCACAAATGGCCGGGCCGGACGTTGGCGGCTTGGTGGAGGTCTCTGTTGGGACGAGACGGCATCCTTCGGGGAAACGAAGCGCAGCGATACGCCTATGACCGGGCGGATGCGACGGGGCAGGCGGCTCCGGAGACGGCGTTTCTCTCGTCGGGACAGCTCAGAAAGATGTTCGGGCGGTTTTCCGCCGTTACGGTTCGCAAAGAGAACTGCAACTCCTTCTGCCACTCGTTGACGCTTGAGTGGCCCAAAGGGGCGGATGCCGAGGCTGCCGGTCGCGCGGCGATTCGGGTCGACCTTCTCCTCAAACGTAGGAATCTCCTGAAGAGTCTCGGCAGGCGGCTTGGGCTCGACCTTTACGTCACCGCAACGAAATAA
- a CDS encoding ABC transporter permease, with protein MNGFRILLQHRRLIWHLVLLDFRVRYAGSRLGLAWMLLGPALILCSYLVVFGSILRVQPNPGLSAVDYAVLVTCGLLPWLGFSEGITGGTNSVLAHRNLMKGQLFPMELIPVTAVCSGMAGQLIGTSILLLVMGLRGHLGVSLIWLPGLLAAQAVFTIGLVWVLSCINILIRDLSQILRLAMVLLMFISPIAYTSQMVPHGLDWAIGLNPLSIVIDGYRDVVLFGKHPQFVGLAAFGAVAILLFHLGYDYFMRLKRTLPDLL; from the coding sequence ATGAACGGGTTTCGCATCCTCCTGCAACATCGGCGTTTGATTTGGCACTTAGTGCTGCTTGATTTTCGGGTGCGCTACGCAGGATCTCGCCTCGGTTTGGCGTGGATGCTGCTGGGACCGGCCCTCATTCTCTGCAGCTACCTCGTGGTGTTCGGATCCATTTTGCGTGTACAGCCGAATCCCGGACTCAGCGCCGTCGACTACGCCGTGCTCGTCACGTGCGGTCTCTTGCCGTGGTTGGGGTTTTCCGAAGGCATTACCGGCGGAACCAATTCCGTGTTGGCGCATCGCAATCTGATGAAGGGGCAATTGTTCCCGATGGAATTGATACCGGTGACTGCCGTCTGTTCCGGCATGGCGGGGCAACTCATCGGCACCAGCATCTTGCTGCTGGTCATGGGCTTGCGCGGCCACCTCGGCGTCAGCCTCATCTGGCTGCCCGGTCTCCTGGCGGCCCAGGCGGTCTTCACGATCGGGCTCGTCTGGGTGCTCTCCTGCATCAATATACTGATCCGGGATCTGTCGCAGATTCTCCGGCTTGCCATGGTCCTCCTAATGTTCATTTCGCCGATTGCCTATACATCTCAGATGGTGCCGCACGGTCTGGACTGGGCCATCGGTCTCAACCCTCTTTCTATTGTGATCGACGGCTATCGGGATGTGGTGTTGTTCGGCAAGCATCCTCAGTTTGTCGGACTGGCCGCGTTCGGCGCGGTGGCGATTCTGCTGTTCCATCTGGGCTACGACTATTTCATGCGACTGAAGCGAACGCTTCCGGACTTGCTGTAA
- a CDS encoding class I SAM-dependent methyltransferase, with product MIGKSQAQVDQVSAETEPLLKDRYRRCYDKIASDDLVQPLESGKDARNLPLLSWIGDARGKRVLDVGSAQGLLLDSLGRAKARVCADLAGPYLRVARAKEHAAVQADGEHLPFEPAVFDVVVCTGVLEHVLDPSAVVQEVRRVLAPGGRFYVLVPWEEDITKYGKDPGAYEFAHLRSFTDEVVRSLFQGFEEVRRRGVEPNVACPPHEKLLNLLPGPAIAWLRWIYRRAWVLFDYLEGRWKWRLPRRIQYAYWRWYWKQLAEFPKRDWLWLRMYPPFHMVFELRPLSAEQAER from the coding sequence ATGATCGGCAAGTCGCAGGCGCAAGTCGATCAGGTTTCGGCGGAGACGGAGCCTCTGCTCAAGGACCGCTATCGCCGATGCTACGACAAAATTGCCAGCGACGATCTGGTTCAGCCGCTGGAATCCGGTAAGGATGCGCGGAACCTGCCTCTCCTCAGCTGGATCGGTGATGCTCGGGGAAAGCGTGTGCTGGATGTGGGCTCTGCTCAGGGTCTGCTGTTGGATAGCTTGGGACGGGCAAAGGCGCGTGTCTGCGCCGACCTCGCGGGGCCCTATCTACGTGTGGCTCGCGCGAAAGAGCATGCTGCGGTGCAAGCCGACGGGGAGCACCTCCCGTTCGAGCCGGCGGTGTTTGACGTGGTGGTATGCACCGGGGTGCTCGAACATGTGCTGGATCCGTCTGCCGTGGTGCAGGAGGTCAGGCGGGTACTGGCGCCGGGCGGCCGCTTCTACGTGCTGGTGCCCTGGGAGGAAGATATCACCAAGTATGGCAAGGATCCCGGTGCCTATGAGTTTGCACATTTGCGCTCGTTTACGGACGAAGTCGTCCGATCCCTGTTCCAGGGATTCGAGGAAGTTCGGCGGCGAGGTGTCGAACCCAACGTGGCCTGTCCGCCGCACGAAAAACTCCTGAATCTCCTTCCGGGTCCTGCCATTGCGTGGCTTCGATGGATCTATCGCCGAGCCTGGGTGCTGTTTGACTACCTCGAGGGGCGCTGGAAGTGGCGGCTGCCTCGACGCATCCAATACGCCTACTGGCGATGGTATTGGAAGCAACTGGCCGAGTTCCCGAAGCGGGATTGGCTTTGGCTCCGGATGTATCCTCCCTTTCACATGGTCTTTGAACTGCGTCCTCTGTCAGCCGAACAGGCAGAGCGCTAA
- a CDS encoding ABC transporter ATP-binding protein: MATVALAVTDVSKMYRLHRTTGSRALEFLGLGRSPQRNDAPEHWALKGVSFEIERGSTVGIVGRNGAGKSTLLKLLAGTSQPTGGEILRHGQVAALLELGTGFHPDLTGHENIFASGLYLGFDHAAMRAFYDDIVEFSELGDFIHQPVRTYSSGMYMRLAFSVATCLPADIQIIDEILGVGDAYFFSKCLRRFRQFQKEGRTTILVSHDNATLLRLCSRCIWIDGGRVASDGAPLEVIMAYTHAVQAEQDRKSLAGSGSGTVPHDQTAALRQQAAVEVAEVEFVDRARKPTTMVTMGDPLTVRITYRARVSLERVVVTLSVFRSDGITVTNVISSLDEVYFRIHEGIGSIEVQFAPCLIGPGDYTVAIGMYASLDLNDPVSPQHLAIWHRPQTFTVRQPLGIALDLGVLRHPVRWTSLEEQEQGKRQVAR; encoded by the coding sequence ATGGCTACCGTCGCGTTGGCCGTCACAGACGTTTCCAAAATGTATCGTCTGCATCGGACGACGGGCTCCCGCGCGCTCGAATTTCTTGGGCTGGGGAGAAGCCCGCAACGAAACGATGCTCCCGAGCATTGGGCGCTGAAGGGTGTGTCGTTTGAGATCGAGCGGGGCAGTACGGTTGGGATCGTCGGCCGCAATGGTGCAGGGAAGAGCACGTTGCTGAAGTTGTTGGCCGGAACCAGCCAGCCGACCGGCGGGGAAATCCTGCGTCACGGGCAGGTCGCGGCGCTCCTTGAACTCGGCACGGGATTTCATCCCGACCTGACCGGACATGAGAATATTTTCGCGAGTGGTCTGTATCTGGGATTTGACCATGCCGCCATGAGGGCGTTTTACGACGACATTGTGGAGTTCTCCGAACTGGGCGACTTCATTCATCAGCCGGTGCGGACCTACTCGTCGGGCATGTACATGCGGCTGGCCTTTTCGGTGGCCACCTGTTTGCCGGCCGATATCCAGATCATCGATGAGATTCTGGGCGTCGGAGACGCGTACTTCTTTTCGAAGTGCCTCCGCCGATTCCGGCAATTCCAAAAGGAAGGTCGTACCACGATTCTCGTGTCCCATGACAACGCCACGCTGCTGCGGTTGTGTTCACGTTGTATCTGGATCGACGGAGGGCGAGTCGCGTCAGACGGAGCACCGCTGGAAGTCATCATGGCCTACACCCATGCGGTGCAGGCGGAGCAGGATCGAAAGTCGCTGGCCGGGAGCGGATCCGGTACGGTGCCGCATGACCAGACGGCAGCGCTCCGCCAACAAGCAGCCGTGGAGGTTGCGGAAGTAGAGTTTGTTGATCGGGCTCGCAAGCCTACGACGATGGTGACGATGGGGGACCCGCTCACCGTTCGGATCACCTATCGGGCCCGCGTATCGTTAGAGCGCGTCGTCGTCACGCTTTCCGTGTTTCGCTCGGATGGGATCACGGTGACCAACGTCATTTCCTCTCTTGATGAGGTGTACTTCCGGATTCATGAAGGTATCGGCTCGATCGAAGTGCAATTCGCTCCCTGTCTGATCGGGCCTGGTGATTACACCGTCGCCATCGGGATGTATGCCTCGCTCGACCTGAACGATCCGGTGAGCCCGCAACATCTCGCCATCTGGCACCGCCCCCAGACATTCACGGTCCGCCAACCGCTTGGGATCGCGCTGGATCTCGGTGTGCTCAGGCACCCCGTTCGCTGGACATCGCTCGAAGAGCAGGAACAGGGTAAGCGACAGGTGGCGCGATGA